GCCGATGCGCGGCCGGGTCCCCCGTTCGGGCTCGATCCCGGCGACGACGGGGGAGAGCGCCCGGGGGAAGGAGATCACGTCGAGCGAGGTCGCGGAGGTGTGAAGGATTCTCGCGACCGCGCATGCCTGCGCGATCGCCCCCGCGATGGCCGTCGGGTGGGTGTGGGTCAGGGAGACGAGGATTCCCGCCTCCAGCTTGAGCCTCCGGAAGTTCCCGGCACGGAGCAGCGCGAGGGGGAGGACAAGGACGGCGGGCATGCTCTCCGGGGCGTTTTCCCCGGCCTCGTGCCAGGGGAGGCCGCGCTCGAGGAGGTTGCGCGCGAACCCCGAGAGGCCCGGAGGGTCGTCCCGACGGCCCGCGCGGGCGATCGCGTCGGCCATCCTCTCCGGGTCGAGGACTCCGTCCGGCAGGAGGGACTTGGCGACCGCCAGCAGGAGGGAGTCGTGCGGCGCAGCCGCCCGGCGGGCGGACGCTACGACCGGCAGCGCGTCGAGCTCCCCGAACAGTTCCTGGACGTCCCTCGGGGTCAGCCCCTGCGTGACGGTGCCGAGGGCCTCGCCGACCGCGGAGCCCAGCAGGGCGCCACGGAAGCGATCCCGGTAGTCGATTCCGTCCACGAAATCGAACGTGAGATTTTCGCCACGGGAGAGGAACGGGGGGATCCGGTTCTTCCGGACGAGAAACTGGTAGATCGCCTCGGGCTCCCCGGCGAACAGCAGCGGCTGCTCCGCCTGGCGACCGGCGCTCCGGCGGACTTTCTGCTCCGCGATTCGCGCCAGCGCCTCGACCATCTCCCAGAAATCCTCGTTGCCGGAAACCGGGATTCTCTGAAGGGAGGCCCGGAGGCGGGAGAGGATCTCTCCCGGTTCCTCCAGCGGCGTGGAAGACGGTTCGTTTTCCTGCGGAGACTCCGGGTTCCCGGCGCCCGCCTGCGCGGAGGAGGGGAGGGAAGCGTCGGTGGTCGCGGAAGAGATCGGGAGGTAATCCCCGTAGTGCATTCCACAGATCTTCCGGACCTGGCTGGAAGAGAATTGCATCGATCCAAGGATCCGGAAC
This genomic stretch from Deltaproteobacteria bacterium harbors:
- a CDS encoding ADP-ribosylglycohydrolase family protein, which codes for MKTLGYPSLRKFHADRPGLGLSYEVLRQVVYGGHIPRPETLFRILGSMQFSSSQVRKICGMHYGDYLPISSATTDASLPSSAQAGAGNPESPQENEPSSTPLEEPGEILSRLRASLQRIPVSGNEDFWEMVEALARIAEQKVRRSAGRQAEQPLLFAGEPEAIYQFLVRKNRIPPFLSRGENLTFDFVDGIDYRDRFRGALLGSAVGEALGTVTQGLTPRDVQELFGELDALPVVASARRAAAPHDSLLLAVAKSLLPDGVLDPERMADAIARAGRRDDPPGLSGFARNLLERGLPWHEAGENAPESMPAVLVLPLALLRAGNFRRLKLEAGILVSLTHTHPTAIAGAIAQACAVARILHTSATSLDVISFPRALSPVVAGIEPERGTRPRIGRSTTTVGRKLGAELPALLLRRAPVQEMQETLGNGTAAHEGIPFALGCFLRSPGDFAEAVVSAVRHGGDARAVAAMAGALSGAYIGESGIPERFLARLPGRRELGEAAEGLLALARRDG